The Polyangium mundeleinium genome contains the following window.
GATGAGGAGGCCCGACCGTTCGCGGACATTCACGTGGCCCGGGACGACGAATCGTTCTTTTTGCTTGCCGAGGGGCCGTCGCCCGAGGAGCTCGTCGCGTTCCTGGACAAACGTTTTCCCTCGGGCGTCGAGGCGACGGTCGAGCGATGCGACGGGACGCTCCTCTCGTTGCACGGCCCTTATGCCTGGGAGCTCTGCACGACCGTGTTTGGCCCGGACGTCGGGAGCCTTCCGTATCTCGCGTTTTACCGCACCGACGACGCCGTGTTTTTCCGGTCGGGCAAGACCGGCGAGTATGGATATGATTTGCTGATTCCCACGGGCGAAGTCGAGACCGTGCGCGAGGCGCTCCTCCGGGAGGGGGCGGCGTTCGACCTCTCCCTCACCAGCCTGGCGGCGCTGGATCAATGTGGGCTCGAAAATGGCTTCTTCAACATTCGCCGCGAAGGGCGCGCCGGCCTCTCGCCGCTGGAGCTCGGCCTGCAATGGCGCGTCTCGTACCGCAAGGAATACGTGGGATCCGCCGCGCTGCGGGCGCGGCGCGAGGCGGGCGCGAAAGCGCGGGTCGTATGGGCCGTCGCCGGGGCACCCGTGGCTGAAGGGGACGAGATTTTTCTGGACGATCAGCGGATCGGCCATGTCCTCGTGTCCGGCTTTTCCGTGATCCGCGGCGAATGGGTGGCGCTCTTGCTCCTCGATCGGCCATATGCGTACGCTGGCGTCACTCGATACGAGACCCATAGCGCGGGCGAGCGCAGGCCGATCCGCACCCTCTCGGCGCCGCTCCTCAACAACCGCAGCCTGTACGTGAGCCCCCAGCGACATAGCTACCGGGCGCGGGACGAATCCAAGATGCCGCCGTTCGTATTGCCGTTATGAGTGCTCGATTCGACGACAGCACGGTGATCGTGACCGGCGCCTCGCGCGGGCTCGGCCGGAGCATCGCGACGGGATTCGGCGCCGAGGGGGCGTTTGTCTTCGTCGGATACCGGACGCGCGAGGACGAGGCGAAGGAGACGCTCCGCTCGATTGAAGAGGCCGGCGGGCGCGGCGCATTGCTTGTGATGGATGTCGCGAGCGCGGCGTCGATGAACGCGGCCGTGGAGCAGGTGCTCGCCGCGCGGGGCGCGATCGACGTGCTCGTGAACAATGCCGGCGTAGCGGCGGACGAGCTCTTCCCGCTCATGGCCGAGGAGAGCTGGGACGAGGTGATGCGCGTCAATGCGGGCGGCGCCTTCCACGGCTGCCGCGCGGTGGTGCGACCGATGATGGCGAAGCGGCGTGGCGCGATCGTCAACGTCGCCTCGGTCGCGGGCCAACATGCGAGCCCGGGGCAATCGAATTACGCAGCCTCGAAGGGCGCGATCCTCGCGTTCACACGCACGCTCGCGGCCGAGCTCGCCCCACGCGGGATCCGGGTCAATGCCGTGGTGCCGGGGCTGCTCGGCACGGGCATGGCGAAGCGCCTGGACAAACGGATCGCGGAGAAGGCGCGTACGCAGATTCCGCTCGGGCGCTTCGGGACGGGCGACGAGGTCGCGCGGGCGGTCTTGTTTCTGGCCTCGGACGAGGCATCGTACGTGATCGGGCAGGCCCTCGTGGTGGATGGGGGACTCACGTTGTGACGGTGGCGTTTCTGTTTCCCGGGCAGGGCACGAAGGGGCTCGTCGCAGCCGTGCAATTCGCGGAGAGCGAGCCGCGGGGGAAAGAAATGCTCGAACGGGCAGCGGCGGCGGCCGACATCGCGCCGAGCGAGCTCCTGGCGAAGGGCGGGCGCGCGCTCGAACGCACGGACATTCAGCAACCGGTGCTCACGGCGGTCGCGCTCTTCGTGCACGCGGAGCTTCTCGCCGCGGGGATCAAGCCCGATGTCGTGGCAGGTCACTCGCTCGGAGAGCTCCCGGCCTGGGCAGCGACAGGCGCCCTCACGCCCGAGGATGCGATTGCGATCGCGGCGCTGCGCGGACGGTTGATGGCACGGGAAGCAGAGCGGCACCCGGGGACCATGTTCGTATTCTCGGGACTCTCCGTCTTCGAGGCTGGGACGCTCAAGCGCGCGCTCGCGCGTATCGGAATCGACACGGCGGCATCGAATACGCCTGGCGAACTGGTGGTGAGCGGCGATGAGGATTCCATACGCAGCATGGAGCGTACCGTGAATGCAGCCATGGCTGTGTTTTCCAGTGGCGATTTCTGGTCCCGCGCGCGACGCTTGCCGGTTGCTGGTCCCTGGCACAGCAAGGCGATGAAAGATGCGGTTCCCGAGCTGGAAGCGGCGCTTACGCACGCGCGTCGGGGGACCATGCAGGTCCCCATGGTGCTCAATGCCACCGGAAAGCTCGCCGAGGCGGAGGCGCTCGTCCCGCGCCTGCTCGCCGGCCAGCTCGTCCATACCGTTCGCTGGACCGACGTCATGGCGACCCTCCAAGACGGCGGCGTCGCGGATTTCGTGACCATCGCTCCGGGCGCGGTCTTGCGATCGCTCGTCCGTGCGAACGTCGATGCTCATGCGCGGGTCCACGCGACCGAAAACGCGAATGACATGCAACGCACCGTGGACGCGCTGCGGTGGAGCCTCTCATGAAAACGAGCTCCCGTTTGTCCCTCGGCGCGGACGTCATCAACCTCCTGATCCCGCACCGTCGCCCCTTCTCGATGGTCGACGTGATCGAATCGTACGAGCGCGGGCCGCGACCGACCTTGCGCGCCGCGCGCCACGTGTCCGCAAACGAGCCCGTGTTCGAGGGCCATTTCCCGGGCCTGCACCTCTGGCCCGGCGTGTACACAATCGAGGGGCTCGGCCAAAGCAGTAACCTCCTCGGCATCATCGCCGCATACCAGGATGCCTGGGAAGCAAAGGGCCACGATCCGAACGACGTGATCGAGGCCCTGCAAAACCTGGCGCTCGGATATCGCCTGCAACCGGGATACAAGCCCGAGGTCTCGGCGGCGCTCATCGAGTCGCTGAAGGCGCATTCCAATTTGCACGTCGGAATGAGCGCGTCGGTGGACGTGAAGCTGCTCCAGCCGGTCTTCGCCGGGCAGCGGATCGAGTACATCGTTTCGCAATCGCATCTCATGGAAAACCTCGCGCGGTACGAGGTCGAGGCACGTGTGGAGGGGCGCACGGTGGCGAAGGGCGTGATGACCAGCACGCGCAGCATCCCGCCGCTGCCAGCGCCGATCTTCGGATGAAGGCGGTTTTCCTCGGGCTCGCCCTGCTCGTTTCATCGGGCTGCGGGCCTTCGGTGGTTTGGCTAGGCCACAGCCCCGATCGAAGCCATCACCTCGAGGTGCTGGAGAGCGCCGGCAAACAGCGAGTGCGCGTCGATGGCGTGGACGGGGCCGCGTATCTGGGCATCGGGATCGAATCGCTCGTCTGGAGCGCGGACGGCCGCCGCCTCGCCTACCCCGCGCGCCACGAAAAAGGCTGGTCGCTCGTGGTGGACGGGCGCGCAGGCCCGACGTTCGACGGCGTGGGCGAGGTCGTCCTGAGCCCCGACGGCGCGCACGTGGCTTATGCGGCGCAGCGAAGAGGCGTGTGGTTCGTGGTGCTGGACGAGAAACCCGGGCCCGCCTTCGATGCCATTCTGGAGGGCACGATGCTCTTCGGGCAGGGCGGGCGTTTCGCCTATGTCGGGAAAACCGGAGCCTCCGTGCGCGCGGTCGTCGACGGCGCCCCCGGGCCGCGCTACGACGGCATCGGCGCATTACGATTCAGCGAGGACGGGGCCGCGGCAGCGCACGTGGGGCGGCGCGGCGAGGAGGCGTTTTTCTGGATGAACGGGCGTGAATCAGCGCCCGCGGAAGCGATCGCGTACCATGCGCTCGGGCCGCGCGGGGGGCGTCATGCCTACGTGGCGAAGCGCAACGGGCAATGGCGCGTGACGGTCGACGGAATCGAATCCGCGCCGTATGCTCGTATCTCGGAGGTGCTCTTCAGCGCCGACGGCGCGCATGTAGCTTATGCGGGCCGTCGGGCGGATGGAGAGGTCCTCGTCCTCGACGCCGCGGAGGGCCCGCCGTACGAGGAAATCGCGCCCGGGAGCCTGGTCTTCGGCGCCGAGGGGGAGCGCTTGGCGTATGCGGCGCGGCGCGGTCGCGGTTGGCACATCGTCGTGAATGGGGAAGAGGGCCCGGCCTATGACGCGGTGGATCGGCCGATATTCGCGCAGCATGGGACGAAATTTGGTTATGTCGCCGCGAGCCGCGGCGCGCGATTCGTGGTGATCGACGGGCACGAGCAGAGGCCGTTTGCCTGGGCGGGAGATCTGACGTTCAGCGCCGATGGCCGATATCACGCCTATCTGGCGGATGACGGCGAGCGAATGCGGGTCGTGCAGGATGGTGCGTCGACGTCGTTCGACAGCGTGATCGCCGGGACGCTCGTTCACGCGGAGCAAGGGCCGGGCTGGGCGTGCCTCGTGGTCGACAAGGCGGCGAGGAAGCTGTTCATCGTGATCGACGGCGCGAAAAAGAGGCCGCTCGACGCAGAGGAGCTGGCAGCGGCCATGACCCAGCCGAGGTTCGAAGCGCGGTTTACGCGGGCAGAAGACGCGGAGCTTCTGCGACGGTGGGTGGCGGCGGAGCTCGTGTTGTCGAGGCGGCGGCCAGCCCCCACGCGGTGAGGCCGTCCGGCGCTTCCGTGCGTCCCGACCGCCACGCGATCTTTCCCGCTTCTCTCGCGCGCCGCGTCTCCCCTCGCCCACCCGCTGACACACGCGCCG
Protein-coding sequences here:
- a CDS encoding 3-hydroxyacyl-ACP dehydratase FabZ family protein: MKTSSRLSLGADVINLLIPHRRPFSMVDVIESYERGPRPTLRAARHVSANEPVFEGHFPGLHLWPGVYTIEGLGQSSNLLGIIAAYQDAWEAKGHDPNDVIEALQNLALGYRLQPGYKPEVSAALIESLKAHSNLHVGMSASVDVKLLQPVFAGQRIEYIVSQSHLMENLARYEVEARVEGRTVAKGVMTSTRSIPPLPAPIFG
- a CDS encoding ACP S-malonyltransferase gives rise to the protein MAFLFPGQGTKGLVAAVQFAESEPRGKEMLERAAAAADIAPSELLAKGGRALERTDIQQPVLTAVALFVHAELLAAGIKPDVVAGHSLGELPAWAATGALTPEDAIAIAALRGRLMAREAERHPGTMFVFSGLSVFEAGTLKRALARIGIDTAASNTPGELVVSGDEDSIRSMERTVNAAMAVFSSGDFWSRARRLPVAGPWHSKAMKDAVPELEAALTHARRGTMQVPMVLNATGKLAEAEALVPRLLAGQLVHTVRWTDVMATLQDGGVADFVTIAPGAVLRSLVRANVDAHARVHATENANDMQRTVDALRWSLS
- a CDS encoding glycine cleavage T C-terminal barrel domain-containing protein is translated as MDNEIRALRTSVALAAGDHVTCLRVEGEGAYEALDHVVACDLFLQDGQMRPSLLLDEEARPFADIHVARDDESFFLLAEGPSPEELVAFLDKRFPSGVEATVERCDGTLLSLHGPYAWELCTTVFGPDVGSLPYLAFYRTDDAVFFRSGKTGEYGYDLLIPTGEVETVREALLREGAAFDLSLTSLAALDQCGLENGFFNIRREGRAGLSPLELGLQWRVSYRKEYVGSAALRARREAGAKARVVWAVAGAPVAEGDEIFLDDQRIGHVLVSGFSVIRGEWVALLLLDRPYAYAGVTRYETHSAGERRPIRTLSAPLLNNRSLYVSPQRHSYRARDESKMPPFVLPL
- the fabG gene encoding 3-oxoacyl-ACP reductase FabG, producing MSARFDDSTVIVTGASRGLGRSIATGFGAEGAFVFVGYRTREDEAKETLRSIEEAGGRGALLVMDVASAASMNAAVEQVLAARGAIDVLVNNAGVAADELFPLMAEESWDEVMRVNAGGAFHGCRAVVRPMMAKRRGAIVNVASVAGQHASPGQSNYAASKGAILAFTRTLAAELAPRGIRVNAVVPGLLGTGMAKRLDKRIAEKARTQIPLGRFGTGDEVARAVLFLASDEASYVIGQALVVDGGLTL